The Paramisgurnus dabryanus chromosome 1, PD_genome_1.1, whole genome shotgun sequence genome includes a window with the following:
- the pank1b gene encoding pantothenate kinase 1 isoform X2, which yields MKLIVKKSAFPWFGMDIGGTLVKLVYFEPKDITAEEEQEEVESLKSIRRYLTSNVAYGNTGIRDVHLELKNLTMCGRKGNLHFIRFPTQDMHRFIQMGRDKNFSSLHTTLCATGGGAYKFEEDFRTVAALELQKLDELDCLIHGLLYVDSVGFNGLSECYFFKNPSDPENCVKSPCSLENPFPMLLVNIGSGVSILAVYSKDDYKRVTGTSLGGGTFLGLCCLLTGCETFEEALEMATKGDSTNVDKLVKDIYGGDYERFGLQGSAVASSFCHMMSKEKRDSISKEDLARATLVTITNNIGSIARMCAVNEKIDRVVFVGNFLRINTVSTKLLAYAMDFWSDGQLKALFLEHEGYFGAVGAFLELLKMTEDS from the exons ATGAAGCTAATAGTAAAAAAATCAG CCTTTCCGTGGTTTGGTATGGATATTGGAGGAACCCTGGTAAAGCTGGTTTACTTTGAACCCAAGGACATCACAGCCGAAGAAGAACAGGAGGAAGTCGAGAGCCTGAAGAGCATCCGCCGCTACCTGACCTCCAATGTCGCCTATGGCAATACGGGTATCCGTGATGTACACCTGGAGCTGAAGAACCTCACCATGTGCGGTCGCAAAGGCAACCTGCACTTCATCCGCTTTCCAACGCAAGATATGCACCGCTTCATCCAGATGGGCAGAGACAAGAACTTCTCCAGCCTGCACACCACACTGTGCGCAACGGGTGGGGGCGCATACAAGTTCGAGGAAGACTTTAGAACG GTGGCCGCCTTGGAGCTACAGAAGCTGGATGAACTGGACTGTCTCATTCACGGCTTGCTGTACGTTGACTCGGTTGGGTTTAACGGCCTATCAGAGTgttattttttcaaaaatccCTCTGACCCTGAAAACTGTGTCAAAAGTCCATGTAGCCTGGAAAACCCTTTTCCTATGTTGCTGGTAAACATTGGATCGGGGGTGAGCATCCTTGCTGTCTATTCCAAGGATGATTACAAGCGGGTCACAGGCACCag TTTAGGAGGTGGTACTTTTCTCGGCCTTTGCTGCTTACTGACTGGCTGCGAGACGTTTGAGGAGGCTTTGGAGATGGCAACTAAAGGAGACAGCACAAATGTGGACAAACTGGTGAAGGACATTTATGGGGGCGATTACGAACGCTTTGGACTCCAGGGCTCTGCCGTTGCATCCAG TTTCTGTCATATGATGAGCAAGGAGAAACGTGACAGTATAAGTAAAGAAGACCTGGCCAGGGCCACTCTTGTCACCATCACTAACAACATCGGCTCCATCGCGCGCATGTGTGCAGTGAATGAG aAAATTGATAGAGTGGTTTTTGTTGGGAATTTTCTTCGAATAAACACAGTATCTACTAAGCTGCTAGCCTATGCCATGGACTTCTGGTCTGATGGACAACTGAAAGCCCTTTTCTTAGAACATGAA GGTTATTTTGGAGCTGTTGGTGCCTTCCTAGAGCTGCTGAAGATGACTGAAGACTCCTGA
- the pank1b gene encoding pantothenate kinase 1 isoform X1 produces the protein MMENAETSDENGTKRYTNGLTNGFHTPAADNEDCVSCGSNIGGLGGSDSSGSHNGIENFHHLHHQDSHNNGSTAKRCRLRRRVDSGRKNRPPFPWFGMDIGGTLVKLVYFEPKDITAEEEQEEVESLKSIRRYLTSNVAYGNTGIRDVHLELKNLTMCGRKGNLHFIRFPTQDMHRFIQMGRDKNFSSLHTTLCATGGGAYKFEEDFRTVAALELQKLDELDCLIHGLLYVDSVGFNGLSECYFFKNPSDPENCVKSPCSLENPFPMLLVNIGSGVSILAVYSKDDYKRVTGTSLGGGTFLGLCCLLTGCETFEEALEMATKGDSTNVDKLVKDIYGGDYERFGLQGSAVASSFCHMMSKEKRDSISKEDLARATLVTITNNIGSIARMCAVNEKIDRVVFVGNFLRINTVSTKLLAYAMDFWSDGQLKALFLEHEGYFGAVGAFLELLKMTEDS, from the exons ATGATGGAAAATGCTGAAACATCAGATGAAAACGGAACGAAGCGTTATACGAACGGTTTAACCAACGGATTTCACACACCAGCGGCCGATAACGAGGATTGTGTTTCTTGCGGGTCTAACATTGGTGGTCTCGGCGGTAGTGACAGTAGCGGTAGCCATAATGGTATTGAAAATTTCCACCATCTTCATCACCAGGATTCACACAACAATGGCTCTACTGCCAAGCGCTGCAGACTCAGAAGACGCGTGGACTCAGGGAGAAAAAACCGACCGC CCTTTCCGTGGTTTGGTATGGATATTGGAGGAACCCTGGTAAAGCTGGTTTACTTTGAACCCAAGGACATCACAGCCGAAGAAGAACAGGAGGAAGTCGAGAGCCTGAAGAGCATCCGCCGCTACCTGACCTCCAATGTCGCCTATGGCAATACGGGTATCCGTGATGTACACCTGGAGCTGAAGAACCTCACCATGTGCGGTCGCAAAGGCAACCTGCACTTCATCCGCTTTCCAACGCAAGATATGCACCGCTTCATCCAGATGGGCAGAGACAAGAACTTCTCCAGCCTGCACACCACACTGTGCGCAACGGGTGGGGGCGCATACAAGTTCGAGGAAGACTTTAGAACG GTGGCCGCCTTGGAGCTACAGAAGCTGGATGAACTGGACTGTCTCATTCACGGCTTGCTGTACGTTGACTCGGTTGGGTTTAACGGCCTATCAGAGTgttattttttcaaaaatccCTCTGACCCTGAAAACTGTGTCAAAAGTCCATGTAGCCTGGAAAACCCTTTTCCTATGTTGCTGGTAAACATTGGATCGGGGGTGAGCATCCTTGCTGTCTATTCCAAGGATGATTACAAGCGGGTCACAGGCACCag TTTAGGAGGTGGTACTTTTCTCGGCCTTTGCTGCTTACTGACTGGCTGCGAGACGTTTGAGGAGGCTTTGGAGATGGCAACTAAAGGAGACAGCACAAATGTGGACAAACTGGTGAAGGACATTTATGGGGGCGATTACGAACGCTTTGGACTCCAGGGCTCTGCCGTTGCATCCAG TTTCTGTCATATGATGAGCAAGGAGAAACGTGACAGTATAAGTAAAGAAGACCTGGCCAGGGCCACTCTTGTCACCATCACTAACAACATCGGCTCCATCGCGCGCATGTGTGCAGTGAATGAG aAAATTGATAGAGTGGTTTTTGTTGGGAATTTTCTTCGAATAAACACAGTATCTACTAAGCTGCTAGCCTATGCCATGGACTTCTGGTCTGATGGACAACTGAAAGCCCTTTTCTTAGAACATGAA GGTTATTTTGGAGCTGTTGGTGCCTTCCTAGAGCTGCTGAAGATGACTGAAGACTCCTGA
- the slc16a12b gene encoding monocarboxylate transporter 12-B: protein MALEKKKGGVLPPDGGWGWMIVAGCFVVTVCTRAVTRCISIFFVEFQMHFAKDYSGTAWIHSLVDCTTMLCAPLGSLIGNRLSCRIAVILGGFLASIGLVLSSFATSLEYLYLSLGILTGLGFALCYTPAIAMVGVYFCERKALAYGIAMSGSGIGTFILAPVVQLLIEHYSWRGALLILGGFVSNLCVCGALLRPIILKEEEACPLPVDSECGYDGKPSEVNSMLTGKVAGIKSEADGNLPCLQSMQEYSFLLMPDFLVLAGSFFLLATGCSLPFVYLVPYALDVGVSHHNAAFLMSILGVIDIIGNISFGWLTDRRFLKKYRNICYLFAVGMEGLCCLFIPLLRTFVLLIPFSVLYGYFDGAYVALIPVVTSDVVGTTYLSSALGVVYFLHAVPYLVSPPIGGWLVDTTGTYTATFFLSGFALISSSLLLFVAFIIRHCQRKQKNYPSEDPKLESCEGNQVDYYSSKNKDLTIIIPATS from the exons ATGGCTCTGGAAAAGAAGAAAGGAGGAGTCCTTCCTCCTGATGGCGGTTGGGGATGGATGATCGTGGCTGGCTGCTTTGTAGTAACCGTATGCACCCGAGCTGTCACGAG GTGCATCTCTATATTCTTTGTTGAATTTCAAATGCACTTTGCAAAAGATTACTCGGGGACAGCATGGATTCATTCATTAGTGGACTGCACCACCATGCTCTGTG CTCCACTCGGAAGCCTGATCGGGAATCGGTTGTCATGCCGCATCGCTGTAATACTAGGAGGATTCCTGGCTTCTATAGGATTAGTTCTCAGCTCCTTCGCAACCAGTCTGGAGTATCTTTATCTTTCTCTGGGAATCTTAACTG GGCTTGGGTTTGCACTCTGCTACACACCTGCTATTGCCATGGTTGGTGTGTATTTCTGTGAGAGGAAAGCTTTGGCCTATGGCATTGCCATGTCTGGAAGTGGCATCGGGACTTTCATCTTGGCCCCTGTGGTGCAGCTGTTAATCGAACACTACTCGTGGCGTGGGGCTCTACTTATACTTGGTGGCTTCGTGTCTAACCTATGTGTATGTGGAGCTCTGTTACGGCCCATCATTTTAAAGGAAGAAGAGGCCTGTCCTCTTCCAGTGGACTCGGAGTGTGGCTATGACGGCAAGCCGTCTGAGGTGAACAGTATGCTTACGGGGAAGGTGGCAGGCATCAAATCAGAAGCAGACGGTAACCTGCCTTGCCTTCAGTCCATGCAGGAATACAGCTTTCTGCTCATGCCCGACTTCCTGGTGCTGGCAGGGTCCTTTTTTCTTTTAGCTACTGGCTGCAGTCTGccgtttgtgtatttggtgccTTATGCCCTGGATGTAGGCGTCAGTCATCACAATGCTGCCTTCCTAATGTCAATATTGGGAGTCATTGACATTATAGGCAACATTTCATTTGGCTGGCTCACCGACAGGAG gtttcttaaaaaatacaggaaTATTTGCTACCTTTTTGCAGTGGGAATGGAAGGATTATGCTGTCTTTTTATTCCACTCTTACGCACATTTGTCCTGCTGATACCTTTCTCTGTGCTCTACGGGTACTTTGATGGAGCCTATGTTGCTCTTATCCCTGTGGTAACATCAGATGTTGTAGGAACAACGTACTTATCTTCAGCTCTGGGGGTTGTGTACTTCCTCCATGCGGTTCCTTATCTTGTCAGCCCACCCATTGGAG GTTGGCTGGTAGACACCACAGGAACTTACACAGCAACATTCTTTCTAAGTGGATTTGCTCTGATCTCAAGCTCTCTCCTGCTGTTCGTGGCCTTCATCATTCGCCACTGCCAGAGAAAGCAAAAAAACTATCCGAGCGAAGACCCAAAACTGGAGTCATGTGAGGGCAATCAAGTGGACTATTATTCTTCAAAAAATAAAGACCTGACGATAATTATCCCAGCCACATCATAG